TCAAatccaacgagtgcctggtgaGCGACAGTCCTGAGGGCAGCCCAGCACTGAGCCCCAGCTGAGAAGCAGCGTGGGCAGTGCCAGCCCCACCTGCCTGGGGCCATGGACACCTGCCACCTTTCCTCAGAATGCCCCCATTCAGACCACTCTTCCAGAGAACGCCACCCACCCAGTGAGAGATCTCTGGGGGAGATATCGGACCCTTGCCTTTTGCTCATTTTTGCCTCCAGCCAGAGGCATGGCTCTGAAGGGAGCTGGTTGGGCTGGAAGGCTGGAGTGCCAAGGCCCAGGAAGCACCTTAGGGACACTTGCTTCTTCCTTCTGATGACCCTGGTGCTTGGCTAGCTCCCTGCTGGACCTTCCTTCTTTCATCTCCCCCAacctcctctggagctggtggTCCGGCCTCAGCACCCCATGTCCCATGCATCTCGTGTCTGTCCCTGTGCACTCCCGGGATCACCCCTTCCTCAGTCTTCCGGACAGAGAGCTCTGCTGAGGGGATCTGGCAAATAAAAATCAGAGGACTGAAGACAGCCTGGTCTGTGGGGGCTGGGACAGGGCCTTCCGGAGGTCAGTGGAGCCAGTGCCCAGCCTGTTAACCAAGGTGACGTCCATCAGCGAGCCAGTCTGGGTGCCCCAGAGCCCAAGAGGTCCCAAACAGGGAGTGGGGGCTCAGTCTGAAGTGTTTTAAGTTATTAGGTTGGCCCAGGGCACGGCCAAAACATGAAAGCGCCCCTTCGATGGGATATTCTTTGAGCCTTGCTGAGAGCAAGATGGAGGCAGCGGGTCCTAGCTAAGGCCTCaaatttcccatcatcctgagCACTTCGGCTGTGGTCCAAAGTTGCAGACCCTTCCTCTGTTGTCACTTAAGAGTACCATTGGGGAGCAGTCTGACCACCTCCCACTCTGGCCCCAACACAGTGGGCCCTTCCTGAAAGGAGTTCACTCCCagtccccaaccctggccctggGTCCACTGGCCCCCAAGTTCTAAGTTGCGGGGTGTCCTCTACGTGGACATGCCCTTGGGCAGCCCAAGCCAGGATCAGGGCCCCTCCCCAGGCTTCCTCAGTGCAACTCATACACCAAGTCCTGCTTTTCCCACCCCCCTGGCTCCCCAGTTATGGATACTTCACAAAAGTTCATCATCTTCAGACTTAAGGAATTAATTGAGGTAGGGGACACTGAGGCATGCCCAGAGATTTTTAGCTCCTGAGGGTAGACCCAGCTACCGCCAACACAGAGGGAAACAGATTTGATCTTGAACTTGGGAGTGGGAAAGTGATGGTCCTCGAGCCTTGGAAATGAAAAGATACAGGAAGAAAACTGAGTCTGAGGAGGACCTGCAAACCCAGAGTGGGTAAAAAAAGCAAGACCTCGCCCCTCGGTGCTGAGGAAAGGCACGTGACTCAGTCTCCCCAGCTCCCGCCTCATCCTCAGAGGAGATGGGATCCTCAGCCTCCGGGCCCTTTCAAGGGCTCCGCGGCCGCTCCCGGTTGAGTTTCTGGAAGAAACTTTTGCCGAACTCATACGTGCTGATCATGATGGCACAGGAGGGGGCAGCCTTGATGATTCGCGGGAGGAATCCTGCATCAAGAGGGGGAGGCCAGGTCAGGGGCTGGGGTCGCATGACCCCAACCCCGCCCAGGGCACGGACACACACACTTACCTGCAAAGAGTCCCCTGGTGCCCGACTCGGCCCGGATCCTCCGCAGCAGCAGCCAGGTGGAATCAGCACAGGGGGACCTCACTGCAAGGTCAAGGCATGCTGCTCAGACCCCCTTGGGCCCCCACCGGTCCCTCCACACCAGCCCAACCCCTCACCTCTCACAGCTTCCACCGCTCCCAGTGCAACCTGGCGCTGAGTCTTCACCACATCGAAGGGCAAAGTCAGGACGGCCGCCACCTGGTGGATGGGGAGAGGGCTCAGCTTCATTCCCAGGACCCCCACTCCTGCATCCAGCCACAGAAGGTGGCTCTGGAGGGTGGAAGGGATGAAGCACTCACTACCTGCTCACCACGTACCAggccactgcagcactgttctgCAGGCAACCCCCCCATCCCCCCCAAAGACACCCCACAGGTCTCACCCTGCCCTGTCAACTCACCGTCCCTGAGATGCCGCCAGCCACAAAGCTGATGCCCACAGATGTCTGGTCCTTTGGCCTTGGCCCACTCAGCCAGCTCTTCACCATCTCGTAGTTAAACCAATACAGGGCTTGAGGGACAAAAACACTCGTCAGAGAAGAGAGAGCAAGGCAGCAAACACTGAATACCCATCGTTCTCTGACTACTATATGCCAAGCGCTCTCCAGGAATTATCAGAGAGAAATCAGGGCAAATACAATATCTGCTGTGCCCGTTTCACAGACTGGGAACTCACAGCCAGGGAACCCATGGCTCAGAAAAGTTAAGGATTCCATAGTAGTAGCGAAGTTAAGGCTTGGCCACAGATTCCGGTGTATCTCCCAAGGGCTCCCTTACTCAACCCCCTACACCTCTGGGTTCCTACCTGAGAAGGGCACATCCCGTAAGGCAGTGGGCCCCCAGCCCAACCACAGGGAGCGCCAGCCGCCCTGAGCCACCGCAGCCTGGACGCAGGTGCCCAGCTCACGGTATGACACATGCCGAGCCTGTAGCTTTGTCCGCACCAACTCCAAGGGGCTGACCACGGTCACGGTGCCCACTGTGGGGAATATGGGATAGTGGGGAGGGCTCTGGTCATAGGTTCCAGGGTTTAGGGGCCTAGGACATGCCCTCTTCCCCCCACAGGCTAGCAGAAGTCAATGCTGGGAACCAAGATGGGGTTCAGACACCCGTGGGGACAGAGAGAGATCAGGGGCCTGGGACTGTGCTCACAGCGGGCCAAAGCGCCAGCCACCATAGGTGCGTAGAGGTCAGAAGTCAAGGCTTGGCCACACAGGAATGTCTTGAGTTGGTCATAAGTGGTGAAGTAGATGGCGGTGGCTGGCACAGTCATCACCCTGTGGGTGCAGGAGTGTGTGCAGATGTCAGCTGGGACTCCGCAACATTTCCTGGACACCCTGAACTCCTACCTTCTCCACCCATCCAGCTGACTAGGAACAAGGGATCAGAGGCCAGTAAAAGGAGATGTACCAGGGAAGCTACTTACAGGGTGGCTGGGAGGCCGCTCCACAGTGTCTTGGTGCCCTCATGCCTCACAATCTTCACAAAGGCATCCTGGCCAGGTGGGCCCCAGCCCAGCgggaagaagaatgaagaaatcaaagcccCGTGATGGGGGCTGGCCCAGGCCTCCACCCACAGCCCTGGGGCCTACAATAGCCTCTCAAGCCTCCAGGCATGCAGTTTCCCATTTGGCTTTAGGCAGAGCCCTATTCACTCTTTAAAACCTCCTCTGAGAAGGCCTTGCTAAGACTGAACTGGTCATCTCTACGTGCCTTGCGCTAGTAGTTCTTCTCTCGGTTTAATCAAACTGTGAGCCTCTTGGGAATATCTACGAGCCCATCTGAGGGTTCTGCTGCTCACCATGGTACCAGTGAAGCGGATGGGATCCTGAAACCAGATGGCACAGCGGGTGCCATTTGGGCACAGGTACAGGGGCTCCAAAACACCACTGCAGTACAGGAGGCACTTCCCTGTGGGTTGGAGAGAGGAAGGCActggggagagaagagaaagcaTTAGGATAAAAGGGCCCTGAAACCCTGCAGAGGTGGTAGGTCCCCAGGGAGGTAGATGTTCTtatgcaaaaccaaaaactaagtgACATGACTTGAACACATGTACTAGCTCTGTGGAACAACTAGatacacccccccacccccacccccacccccccatcccccTGCCCTACCCCCGTCCTCCCTACCCCCATCCCAGGTTCCCCGTGGCTTGGGGCACTCACATTTGGTGTAGGAGACACTCCAGAGTCTGGAAGAAAGCTTCCgttctaaaacacacacaaaaaaaaataccaggCAGCCCCTAAAGTCAGGCCAAGCCCCTCCACCCCAGGAACCCCAGGTGGGAAGCTCCTTCCACGCCCAAGCACCACCCCCTCTGGGCTCCTGGGCCAGGCACTCACCACTGGCCACCGAGGGGCGCTGGGACTGCAAGCGCACCTTCACCACATCCAGGGGTGTCACTGGGGAAAAGCAGTTCAGAGAGCTCCTTTCGGAACACCGTCCTAACTTCTCACCACAAGCCAAGCCCCCTACCCTCCAGTTTAAGCCACCTCCAACCCCACCCCGTCTGCCCCAGTCCCCCACTGCTCCTCACCCCATGACCCCAAGCCTTACTGAAGAGAGAGGTGACTACAGCTCCAGCACCCGAAGCCACCATTTGTTGGAAGAGGCTGATGCCCCCAGGGCCCTGATCAGCCATCTTGTAATTTCGTCCTGAAAAATAAATCTGAGTCACAGGGAGCATCAAATCACAGAACAGGACTCCTGGGAGGGGCAGAAATGAGGCACGACATTTTGGGGCGTTAACCGACCCTCAACCTTCACCCACTACTCGCTGAAGCAGAAGTTGCCTCAGAAAACTCTCAGAACAAACTTTTAGAGTGAATATCATCAATTCTGCTTTGCTACTGGAGAAACCGACGCTCAGAAAAACGTAGCCATCTGTCCAAGACATAATTAACTACGTCGCTCCAAAATTAGGCAGGAAGCCAACAAAGTGACCCGGGTTTGCCTGCCTACAAACCACACTTTCCAAACGCCGTTCGTTCATTCATTCCCGCCGCACACGGTTGCTGGGCACCTAAGCGCAGGCGCCGGGTCTGGCCCTGGCGCCTCAAAGACTGAAACGCCTAGGCCACCTTCCTCTGCTTCTCAGTCCAGCCCCCAGCCCCGGGCGGGCACGTGCGAGCCCCACGTCGCCAGGTGTACAGTGGGCCCGGGCGGCGGGCGAAACGTGTGAACAAAGCTGACGGCGGCGAGGGTCCGTCGGCCTTCTCGGGGCTGCAGGCTGGGGCGCTCGGCCCTGCTGTGCGCCCGGCCCCCGGAGCCTGGGCGGGAACAGCTACCTCTTTGCCATCTCTCCCCAAACACAGGCCGCGGGCTCAGCTCAGGGGCCTGGAAGTAGGGACCGGACACAGGATAGCTCCTCATCGGCTATTCCTGCCCCGCCCCGGCGGGCAGGGGGGTGCCCAGTGGGGCCGACGAGGTCGACCCGATGGCCCGCGCCTCCCGTCCCCGGCCCCGCCGCGGCTCAGTCCCCGGGACCCCCAAAGGCCCGGCTCCGGTCTCCGCCCCGAGCCGGGCtcagccccagcccagccccgcccacctgggtCTAGGCCGGTGCTCGCGCGGCGCGGCGCCCGGGGCCGGACCGGCCCATAGCGGCTCTGCGGCCGCTGCAGGATTCACGCGCGTTCGCCTGGCACGGAGGCCTCCACGGAGAGAGGCCGAAACGGCCCCGCCCCCGAGCGCGCCACGAGGCCCCGCCCCCAGCGCCCGCCGCGGGCCGACCGGCCTCATGCCCGGAGTGACGCCGGCCCCGCCCACTCGCGTCCtcattccctcccctccccccaactcGCGCGCCAGGTGCGTGCAAACCCGCTCTGCCCCGCCCCCTGCCCCGCTCCCGCCCCCGTCTTGGCCGGGCACCTTGCTGGGCCAGCGCGCCAAGGTCGCGGTTAGGCCTGGCGCCCTTACTGTACTTGACAGCTTACAGATCCCCGCTCTATGCTCACAAACCCTACCCCAGCGCTCCCCAGCGAGCTCCGCCCGGGAACCCCGCGCTCCGACAAACTTTCCGGAGGATTGTGGGCAGCGCCCGAGTCACTCGCCTCTGCCTTCAGGGAGGTTAGCTCCCGTGTTCCAAGGTCGCTTG
The window above is part of the Elephas maximus indicus isolate mEleMax1 chromosome 19, mEleMax1 primary haplotype, whole genome shotgun sequence genome. Proteins encoded here:
- the SLC25A39 gene encoding probable mitochondrial glutathione transporter SLC25A39 isoform X2, which encodes MADQGPGGISLFQQMVASGAGAVVTSLFMTPLDVVKVRLQSQRPSVASGKCLLYCSGVLEPLYLCPNGTRCAIWFQDPIRFTGTMDAFVKIVRHEGTKTLWSGLPATLVMTVPATAIYFTTYDQLKTFLCGQALTSDLYAPMVAGALARLGTVTVVSPLELVRTKLQARHVSYRELGTCVQAAVAQGGWRSLWLGWGPTALRDVPFSALYWFNYEMVKSWLSGPRPKDQTSVGISFVAGGISGTSHLLWLDAGVGVLGMKLSPLPIHQVAAVLTLPFDVVKTQRQVALGAVEAVRVRSPCADSTWLLLRRIRAESGTRGLFAGFLPRIIKAAPSCAIMISTYEFGKSFFQKLNRERPRSP
- the SLC25A39 gene encoding probable mitochondrial glutathione transporter SLC25A39 isoform X4; translated protein: MADQGPGGISLFQQMVASGAGAVVTSLFMTPLDVVKVRLQSQRPSVASGKCLLYCSGVLEPLYLCPNGTRCAIWFQDPIRFTGTMDAFVKIVRHEGTKTLWSGLPATLVMTVPATAIYFTTYDQLKTFLCGQALTSDLYAPMVAGALARLGTVTVVSPLELVRTKLQARHVSYRELGTCVQAAVAQGGWRSLWLGWGPTALRDVPFSALYWFNYEMVKSWLSGPRPKDQTSVGISFVAGGISGTVAAVLTLPFDVVKTQRQVALGAVEAVRVRSPCADSTWLLLRRIRAESGTRGLFAGFLPRIIKAAPSCAIMISTYEFGKSFFQKLNRERPRSP
- the SLC25A39 gene encoding probable mitochondrial glutathione transporter SLC25A39 isoform X3: MADQGPGGISLFQQMVASGAGAVVTSLFMTPLDVVKVRLQSQRPSVASERKLSSRLWSVSYTKLPSSLQPTGKCLLYCSGVLEPLYLCPNGTRCAIWFQDPIRFTGTMDAFVKIVRHEGTKTLWSGLPATLVMTVPATAIYFTTYDQLKTFLCGQALTSDLYAPMVAGALARLGTVTVVSPLELVRTKLQARHVSYRELGTCVQAAVAQGGWRSLWLGWGPTALRDVPFSALYWFNYEMVKSWLSGPRPKDQTSVGISFVAGGISGTVAAVLTLPFDVVKTQRQVALGAVEAVRVRSPCADSTWLLLRRIRAESGTRGLFAGFLPRIIKAAPSCAIMISTYEFGKSFFQKLNRERPRSP
- the SLC25A39 gene encoding probable mitochondrial glutathione transporter SLC25A39 isoform X1 codes for the protein MADQGPGGISLFQQMVASGAGAVVTSLFMTPLDVVKVRLQSQRPSVASERKLSSRLWSVSYTKLPSSLQPTGKCLLYCSGVLEPLYLCPNGTRCAIWFQDPIRFTGTMDAFVKIVRHEGTKTLWSGLPATLVMTVPATAIYFTTYDQLKTFLCGQALTSDLYAPMVAGALARLGTVTVVSPLELVRTKLQARHVSYRELGTCVQAAVAQGGWRSLWLGWGPTALRDVPFSALYWFNYEMVKSWLSGPRPKDQTSVGISFVAGGISGTSHLLWLDAGVGVLGMKLSPLPIHQVAAVLTLPFDVVKTQRQVALGAVEAVRVRSPCADSTWLLLRRIRAESGTRGLFAGFLPRIIKAAPSCAIMISTYEFGKSFFQKLNRERPRSP